Proteins encoded together in one Deltaproteobacteria bacterium window:
- the dusB gene encoding tRNA dihydrouridine synthase DusB: MVTGERQLQIGNVMLGKGLVLAPMAGMTDVSFRLIARELGADLVFSEMVSAEGLVRRNPATWRLLYWDRREKPLAIQIFGSEAEVMAEAAGIVVDHGADIVDLNMGCPVRKILRQGAGAILMNDVQKVARVVEAVQRSVAVPVTVKIRAGWSRQRINAVEVAQAAAAAGAAAITVHPRTAQQGFAGKANWQIIRQVKEDVDVPVIGNGDVRQAEQVEQMKSATRCDGVMIGRAAVGNPWIFQQAKGMAAGESCPLPSAPERFSVMMRHLRLYLESQPEGVTVACLRRRVMWYTRGLPGSSKLRHVVSRCRHTNEVLKLAKAFFDELGQRRCPDERRHGARDQQQMGELQ; encoded by the coding sequence ATGGTAACAGGGGAGAGGCAGCTGCAGATAGGCAATGTCATGCTTGGCAAGGGCCTGGTACTGGCGCCCATGGCGGGGATGACGGATGTGAGTTTTCGCCTGATAGCCAGGGAGCTTGGAGCTGATCTGGTATTTTCGGAAATGGTGAGCGCCGAGGGACTTGTGCGGCGGAATCCAGCTACCTGGCGGCTCCTTTACTGGGACCGCAGGGAAAAGCCTCTGGCCATCCAGATTTTTGGCTCTGAGGCCGAGGTAATGGCAGAAGCCGCTGGAATTGTAGTTGACCATGGTGCCGACATTGTGGATCTCAACATGGGCTGTCCTGTAAGGAAAATCTTGCGTCAGGGAGCTGGAGCTATTCTCATGAATGATGTCCAGAAAGTTGCCCGTGTAGTTGAGGCAGTGCAGAGGTCGGTTGCGGTGCCGGTTACTGTAAAAATCAGGGCTGGTTGGAGCCGCCAGCGGATAAACGCTGTGGAGGTGGCTCAGGCAGCTGCTGCTGCCGGAGCAGCTGCCATTACGGTTCATCCTCGCACAGCTCAACAAGGATTTGCTGGGAAGGCAAACTGGCAGATAATTCGCCAGGTCAAAGAGGATGTTGATGTTCCGGTGATTGGCAATGGGGATGTGAGACAGGCCGAACAGGTGGAACAGATGAAGTCTGCCACCCGTTGTGATGGTGTGATGATAGGAAGAGCTGCCGTGGGCAATCCCTGGATATTCCAGCAAGCCAAAGGCATGGCTGCCGGAGAATCTTGCCCTTTACCGAGCGCGCCTGAACGGTTCTCTGTGATGATGCGTCACCTGCGGCTCTATCTGGAGAGTCAGCCTGAAGGTGTTACTGTTGCCTGCCTGCGCCGCCGAGTGATGTGGTATACTCGAGGCCTTCCCGGAAGCAGCAAGCTGAGACATGTGGTGAGCAGATGCAGGCATACCAACGAGGTACTGAAGCTGGCAAAAGCCTTTTTCGATGAACTGGGACAGCGGCGCTGCCCTGACGAAAGACGGCACGGGGCTAGAGATCAGCAGCAGATGGGAGAACTGCAGTGA
- the ispH gene encoding 4-hydroxy-3-methylbut-2-enyl diphosphate reductase, with protein sequence MKVKVARTAGFCMGVRKALEAVLAATTEASATKETVYTYGPLIHNNQVLEVLEARGVRCLEELDGTDSGRIAIRAHGIPPQERRIIKEKGLKILDATCPRVAKVQGIIKKHALRGYEVVIVGDDNHAEVLGLKGFSNNRAHVVSKMEDVQTLPPMERVLVVAQTTQDEAIFNEIVEVLQKRFPEVIVRNTICDSTHNRQQEVRSLSKEVEAMVVVGGRHSANTRRLADIAMASGVPTFHVETADELDRKKLSAFRVVGVTAGASTPNWLISRVVRQLETIEPETAHPLPRILRRFFRFLMESNLYVAGGACCLGYATAVLEGVKPRGLAAAITFLYVFAMHVLNRYTDRAAHLNDPARAGFYERHLIPFAVAGIVSVLLAVGCAALMGLEVLFALVVMIALGLLYSIRIVPEIWLSAVRVSKLKDIPASKTVFVAGAWSAVIALLPKLYGGLHVRLSTICLLLVVFVLVFVRSAIFDLVDIQGDRFVGEETVPVVIGEKRTIKLLLHLILLMAILLTVLPLYGLFTFFSYLMLASCAYAIFCVYTYNRKLMRPDSLAFEALVESNFYFAGILALLYQVLAARL encoded by the coding sequence GTGAAGGTAAAAGTGGCGAGAACTGCTGGCTTCTGTATGGGAGTGCGCAAAGCGCTCGAGGCTGTACTCGCCGCTACTACGGAAGCCTCTGCTACTAAAGAGACCGTTTACACATATGGGCCGCTGATTCACAACAACCAGGTGCTGGAGGTCCTAGAGGCCCGGGGTGTACGTTGTCTGGAGGAACTGGATGGCACGGACAGCGGCAGAATTGCCATACGGGCCCATGGAATTCCCCCTCAAGAACGAAGGATCATTAAAGAAAAGGGTTTGAAGATCCTCGATGCTACCTGTCCTAGAGTGGCGAAAGTACAGGGCATTATCAAGAAGCACGCACTGCGCGGCTATGAGGTGGTGATAGTCGGGGATGACAATCACGCTGAGGTTCTGGGACTGAAAGGCTTCAGCAATAACCGGGCTCACGTGGTCAGCAAAATGGAAGATGTGCAGACACTGCCGCCTATGGAGCGCGTGCTGGTGGTGGCTCAGACCACCCAGGATGAAGCAATATTCAATGAAATCGTAGAGGTTCTTCAGAAGCGTTTCCCTGAGGTCATTGTTCGCAACACTATCTGCGACTCTACCCACAATAGACAGCAAGAGGTGCGCTCACTGAGTAAAGAAGTAGAGGCCATGGTGGTGGTGGGGGGTCGCCACAGCGCCAACACCAGAAGGCTGGCAGATATTGCCATGGCCTCGGGCGTTCCCACCTTTCATGTGGAGACCGCGGATGAGCTGGACAGAAAGAAATTGAGCGCCTTTCGGGTCGTCGGCGTTACAGCTGGAGCTTCAACACCCAATTGGCTGATCAGCAGGGTGGTGCGCCAACTGGAGACCATTGAACCAGAGACAGCACATCCATTGCCTCGAATCCTGCGGAGGTTCTTCCGCTTTTTGATGGAGAGCAACCTGTATGTTGCTGGGGGTGCCTGCTGTCTGGGCTATGCCACGGCTGTTCTCGAGGGAGTCAAACCTCGGGGACTGGCTGCGGCTATCACATTCTTGTATGTCTTTGCCATGCATGTGCTGAATCGTTACACTGACAGGGCCGCTCACTTGAACGATCCCGCCAGAGCAGGATTCTATGAAAGACACCTTATTCCTTTTGCTGTTGCAGGCATTGTCTCGGTGCTGCTTGCTGTTGGTTGCGCTGCCCTGATGGGTCTTGAGGTATTATTTGCCCTGGTGGTCATGATTGCCCTCGGCCTGCTCTACAGCATCCGCATTGTTCCAGAAATATGGTTGAGTGCAGTCAGGGTGAGTAAGTTGAAAGATATTCCCGCATCCAAGACCGTGTTTGTTGCTGGCGCCTGGAGTGCCGTCATAGCGCTGTTGCCAAAGCTCTATGGCGGCCTGCACGTGCGGCTTTCAACTATCTGCCTGCTGCTGGTGGTTTTTGTTCTTGTTTTCGTGCGATCAGCTATTTTCGATCTGGTAGACATTCAGGGCGACCGGTTTGTTGGAGAAGAGACTGTACCCGTGGTAATTGGTGAGAAGCGTACAATAAAACTCCTCTTGCATCTGATTTTGCTGATGGCAATTCTTTTGACAGTTCTGCCTTTATACGGCCTGTTCACCTTTTTCAGTTATTTGATGCTGGCATCGTGCGCCTATGCAATATTCTGTGTATACACTTACAACCGCAAATTGATGCGACCTGACAGCCTTGCCTTTGAGGCTCTAGTGGAAAGCAACTTCTATTTTGCAGGCATATTGGCCCTGCTCTATCAAGTTCTAGCGGCTCGCCTGTGA
- a CDS encoding glycosyltransferase family 2 protein, translating into MAPEVSVIIPTYNRANMVAEAVKSVLLQSGVSFELIVVDDGSTDGTEKKLEPFGSSLQYHRQTHSGVSAARNRGVQLSRAPLLAFLDSDDLWLPGKLLVQKTFMDRNPGMQICQTDELWWRNGRRVNPKRYHQKPSGDIFRASLERCLVSPSAVMIRRPFFEQLGGFDEELPMAEDYDLWLRAALEQLVPLIRQPLVIKRGGHADQLSSTPGIDRYRIRALEKLLLSGRLSRQQYSWVWQTLERKCLIYGRGCLKRSKLAEANKYLNKPALYSTMAVYPRNKDSQGEPSEK; encoded by the coding sequence ATGGCCCCTGAAGTTTCCGTTATCATACCCACCTACAACAGGGCCAACATGGTTGCTGAGGCAGTAAAGTCGGTGCTGCTGCAGTCTGGAGTCAGTTTTGAACTGATCGTGGTCGATGACGGTTCAACTGATGGTACAGAGAAAAAACTCGAACCTTTTGGCAGTTCTTTGCAATACCACCGTCAGACTCACAGCGGTGTGAGTGCAGCACGCAACAGAGGCGTACAATTGAGCCGGGCACCGCTGCTCGCCTTTTTGGACTCGGATGATCTCTGGCTGCCCGGAAAGCTTCTTGTCCAGAAAACATTTATGGACAGAAACCCCGGGATGCAGATCTGTCAGACTGATGAACTGTGGTGGAGAAACGGCAGGAGAGTGAATCCGAAACGCTACCATCAGAAGCCTTCGGGAGACATATTCAGGGCTAGTCTGGAGAGATGTCTGGTTAGCCCATCTGCGGTGATGATCCGCAGGCCATTCTTCGAGCAGCTGGGCGGCTTCGATGAAGAGTTGCCCATGGCTGAAGACTATGATCTTTGGCTCAGAGCAGCACTTGAGCAGCTGGTGCCGCTCATTCGCCAGCCCCTGGTGATCAAACGTGGAGGTCATGCTGACCAGTTGTCCTCCACGCCGGGCATTGACCGATACCGCATAAGAGCACTGGAGAAACTTCTGCTCAGTGGGAGACTGTCTCGGCAGCAGTACAGTTGGGTTTGGCAAACACTTGAACGTAAATGTCTGATCTATGGGCGGGGATGCCTGAAACGTTCTAAATTGGCTGAAGCGAATAAGTATTTGAACAAACCGGCACTCTACTCAACGATGGCTGTTTACCCCCGAAATAAGGACTCCCAGGGAGAGCCGTCAGAAAAATGA
- a CDS encoding HIT family protein encodes MPDCIFCQIVDGKIPSAKIKESDTVLAFLDINPVSKGHCLVIPKAHYATFADIPADVLTDMGKTLQQIGTAVEKVLGNEGYNVLLNNGRAAGQLIDHAHFHIVPRNTGDGVMEWPEVHPYSEGEMENIRQALAEAVS; translated from the coding sequence ATGCCAGACTGTATCTTTTGTCAGATCGTAGACGGCAAGATTCCCTCGGCGAAAATAAAGGAAAGCGACACTGTTCTAGCCTTCCTGGACATCAACCCCGTCAGCAAAGGTCACTGCCTTGTCATTCCCAAGGCCCATTACGCCACCTTTGCTGACATTCCAGCCGATGTGCTGACTGATATGGGAAAGACGCTGCAGCAAATCGGCACTGCAGTGGAAAAAGTTCTTGGCAATGAAGGATACAACGTCCTGCTCAATAATGGCAGAGCAGCCGGCCAGCTTATTGACCACGCTCATTTCCACATCGTTCCCAGAAACACAGGCGATGGCGTCATGGAGTGGCCAGAGGTGCACCCTTACTCTGAAGGGGAGATGGAGAATATTCGGCAAGCCCTGGCTGAGGCGGTCTCTTGA
- a CDS encoding glycerate kinase, with the protein MTRDLREQARQILLAGLKAVDPAAAVKRYVSIQDEQLTIAGKKVDYRGGLWVVGAGKGSAAMARALEEILGERISGGVVVTKYGYLETLSRIDLYEAGHPTPDENGNRAARRIIELVSGLGEDDVVLVLISGGGSALLPVPVVGVSLEDKMKTTELLLKSGASIQEMNAIRKHLSQIKGGHLARLAYPAQVFSLILSDVVGDHLDVIASGPTVADPSTYQDCLEIVSRYGLQEALPEAVMAHLEAGAAGKVAETPKPDEPACKRSRTYLVGTNLQALEAAAMEAEKLGRRTLILSSLIEGDTGEAARFHAAVARQIVQSGHPLPRPACVISGGETTVVVRGKGKGGRNQHFALEAAFAIDGLPQICILSAGTDGTDGPTDAAGAVVDGSTISRARAKNLDARAFLENNDSYHFFKNLGDLVMTGPTNTNVMDLRIILVD; encoded by the coding sequence ATGACGAGAGATTTGCGAGAACAAGCACGGCAGATATTGCTAGCCGGCCTCAAGGCAGTGGATCCCGCTGCAGCTGTAAAGCGATATGTGTCAATTCAGGACGAGCAATTGACCATTGCGGGGAAAAAAGTCGATTACAGAGGTGGTCTCTGGGTGGTGGGTGCCGGCAAAGGTTCGGCAGCCATGGCGCGAGCCCTGGAAGAAATCCTGGGTGAGCGAATCAGTGGTGGAGTGGTGGTAACCAAATACGGCTACCTGGAAACGCTGAGCCGAATTGACTTGTATGAAGCAGGCCACCCAACTCCTGATGAGAACGGCAACCGTGCTGCCCGCAGAATCATTGAACTGGTTTCAGGACTTGGCGAAGATGATGTGGTGCTGGTTCTCATCTCTGGGGGCGGCTCAGCACTGCTGCCAGTGCCCGTGGTTGGCGTTTCTCTGGAGGACAAGATGAAGACCACCGAGCTCCTCCTGAAATCTGGTGCCTCTATCCAGGAAATGAACGCTATACGCAAACATCTTTCTCAAATCAAAGGAGGACACCTTGCCCGCCTCGCCTATCCTGCCCAGGTATTTAGCCTTATCCTCTCTGATGTAGTGGGTGATCATCTGGATGTGATAGCTTCTGGCCCAACGGTGGCAGACCCGAGCACATACCAGGACTGTCTGGAAATTGTTAGCCGCTACGGTTTACAGGAGGCATTGCCAGAGGCCGTAATGGCACACCTGGAGGCGGGCGCGGCCGGAAAAGTTGCCGAGACCCCCAAACCAGACGAGCCTGCCTGCAAGAGGAGCCGTACCTACCTGGTGGGAACCAACCTGCAGGCCTTAGAAGCTGCCGCGATGGAGGCGGAAAAGTTGGGCAGGCGAACACTCATTCTTTCCTCGCTGATTGAGGGTGACACAGGTGAGGCAGCGCGGTTTCATGCGGCAGTGGCGCGGCAAATTGTCCAAAGCGGTCATCCTCTGCCAAGACCTGCGTGTGTGATTTCCGGTGGAGAGACAACAGTAGTGGTGCGCGGCAAAGGAAAAGGAGGGAGAAATCAACATTTCGCTCTGGAGGCTGCCTTTGCTATTGATGGATTGCCGCAGATATGTATTCTTTCTGCTGGCACAGACGGTACAGATGGACCTACTGACGCTGCCGGTGCGGTGGTGGACGGCAGTACCATTTCCCGAGCGAGGGCGAAGAATCTAGATGCACGAGCTTTCCTGGAGAACAATGATTCTTACCATTTTTTCAAGAATCTTGGCGACCTGGTTATGACGGGACCAACAAATACCAATGTCATGGATCTGCGGATTATATTAGTAGACTGA
- the mltF gene encoding membrane-bound lytic murein transglycosylase MltF, producing the protein MFLWRKCRLPIVAASLCCLFLFNSGCQELAPRDELDTIKARGKLRVLMRNNATCYYEGAHGPTGFEYDLVRGFADYLGVKVVPVVTDKLQEMVPSLLRGDADLIAAGFSRTLERRLRLSFGPSYMEVEQQVVGRRGGPSPHKIADLVGQSLWVNAGSAYEERLRELKKKYPALSWMSISGYETEELLEMVWKGIIPLTIADSNIIAVNRRYYPQLVILFSIGKPQQLAWAMHPQHRHLRHAVDNWFTRPQTHALIQQLSERYYGHLEVFDYVDLVKYHRRVRHRLQRYQKYFEAAADKYGFDWRLVAAQAYQESHWNPRARSFTGVRGIMMLTLDTAEYLGIESRLDPRQAIFGGVRYLADLHKRIGPEVVEPDRTYMALAAYNVGWGHLQDARELCERMGKNPNSWQDVRATLPLLRQKKYYRTLKHGYARGTEPVRYVDRIRTYYKILVQATEQAGKRKGAKEDTLSRMAEYWWLAQNG; encoded by the coding sequence ATGTTCCTGTGGCGAAAGTGCAGGTTGCCTATTGTTGCAGCCAGCTTGTGCTGTCTTTTTCTCTTTAACAGCGGTTGTCAGGAACTGGCACCTCGCGACGAGCTGGATACAATCAAGGCAAGAGGGAAGCTGCGGGTTTTGATGCGCAACAACGCCACCTGTTATTATGAAGGTGCTCATGGGCCGACAGGCTTCGAGTATGATCTGGTGCGGGGTTTCGCAGACTACCTGGGTGTGAAGGTTGTACCTGTGGTTACAGACAAACTTCAGGAAATGGTGCCGTCTCTGTTGCGAGGCGATGCCGACCTGATAGCGGCAGGTTTTAGCAGAACCCTGGAGCGACGCTTGCGGCTTTCCTTTGGACCCAGCTACATGGAGGTGGAACAGCAAGTTGTGGGGAGACGCGGTGGCCCCTCTCCGCACAAAATTGCCGATCTTGTCGGTCAATCGCTGTGGGTAAATGCTGGCTCGGCCTATGAGGAAAGGCTGCGAGAACTCAAGAAGAAATACCCGGCGCTTTCCTGGATGTCCATCTCCGGCTACGAAACAGAGGAGCTTCTGGAGATGGTGTGGAAGGGGATCATCCCTCTGACTATCGCTGACTCGAATATCATTGCCGTGAACCGGCGGTACTATCCGCAGCTGGTAATTCTCTTCAGTATAGGCAAGCCGCAGCAGCTTGCCTGGGCCATGCACCCACAACATCGGCATCTCAGGCATGCTGTGGACAACTGGTTTACCAGGCCGCAGACCCACGCCCTTATCCAGCAGCTGAGTGAGCGCTACTATGGGCACCTGGAAGTTTTCGACTATGTGGACCTGGTGAAATACCATCGCAGAGTACGCCATCGGCTGCAGCGCTACCAGAAATATTTCGAAGCTGCTGCAGATAAATATGGTTTCGACTGGCGTTTAGTGGCAGCACAGGCATACCAGGAGTCTCATTGGAATCCACGGGCAAGAAGCTTTACCGGGGTTAGAGGCATAATGATGCTGACCCTGGATACAGCCGAGTATCTCGGCATAGAGAGCAGACTGGATCCACGTCAGGCTATTTTTGGAGGAGTGCGTTATCTGGCGGATTTACACAAGAGAATAGGGCCAGAGGTGGTTGAGCCTGATCGTACTTATATGGCTCTGGCAGCGTATAATGTTGGCTGGGGCCACTTGCAGGACGCCAGAGAACTGTGCGAACGTATGGGTAAGAATCCCAATTCATGGCAGGATGTGAGGGCCACCTTGCCGCTTCTTCGGCAAAAAAAGTACTATCGAACACTCAAGCACGGCTATGCACGCGGTACAGAACCAGTAAGATATGTTGACCGGATACGAACCTATTACAAGATTCTGGTCCAGGCCACGGAACAGGCAGGAAAGAGGAAAGGAGCGAAGGAGGATACCCTGAGCAGAATGGCAGAGTACTGGTGGCTGGCGCAAAACGGCTAG
- a CDS encoding site-2 protease family protein, producing the protein MLTMILAIVILLFSVIVHEVAHGYVAYRLGDPTAKHAGRLTLNPIKHIDPMGTIVLPLVLLLLGSRFLVGWAKPVPVNPLYFRDPKRGMMIVGAAGPLANITLILLSALALRLLAATMPPMLVDLLFYCCSINIVLALFNLIPVPPLDGSRVLAGILPPGIRAAYVGLERYGMLIILGLFFLGLMDQVILPLYRVIFYLLVQA; encoded by the coding sequence ATGCTGACTATGATACTTGCCATAGTGATTCTGCTATTTTCCGTAATCGTCCACGAAGTTGCTCACGGCTATGTGGCCTACCGGCTTGGAGACCCTACAGCCAAACATGCCGGCCGCCTGACTCTCAATCCCATCAAGCACATTGATCCTATGGGTACTATTGTCCTGCCGCTGGTACTGCTTCTTCTGGGATCACGCTTTCTGGTGGGCTGGGCAAAACCGGTGCCGGTAAATCCTCTTTATTTCCGGGATCCGAAGCGCGGCATGATGATCGTTGGGGCTGCAGGACCCCTCGCCAACATTACCCTTATACTGCTGTCAGCTCTAGCGCTGCGTTTGCTGGCCGCAACAATGCCGCCCATGCTAGTGGACTTGCTTTTCTACTGCTGCTCCATAAATATTGTCCTGGCTCTGTTCAACCTGATACCTGTGCCGCCGCTGGACGGCTCCAGGGTGCTCGCCGGCATCCTGCCCCCTGGTATAAGAGCTGCCTACGTGGGACTCGAACGGTATGGCATGTTGATCATTCTCGGCCTGTTTTTCCTTGGCCTCATGGACCAGGTAATCTTACCCCTCTACAGGGTCATCTTTTATCTCCTGGTGCAAGCCTAG
- a CDS encoding sigma-54-dependent Fis family transcriptional regulator gives MHYYPILDEIGDIPISVQTKLLRAIQEQEIKPLGTARTRKIDVRVIASTNQNLEEKIRQRTFREDLYYRLNVVTLTTPSLAEIHSDIPLLVNHFSRLASLELGIAPRRFTSGALALLKQRSWPGNVRELQNFVPRVVTFSADSVIRARELQALEDSRYTANMFHKTAQATPQAIEPYKQAKDRVVKQFTFDYVSSLLQQTGGNVTKAADLSGLGRASLQKIMRRLGIRSESYKQQGSCTPQRFC, from the coding sequence GTGCACTATTATCCGATTCTCGATGAAATAGGAGACATTCCCATTTCTGTGCAGACTAAACTGCTTCGGGCTATTCAAGAACAGGAAATAAAGCCTCTCGGCACTGCTCGCACTCGCAAGATAGATGTCCGCGTCATCGCTTCCACCAATCAGAACCTGGAGGAAAAAATCCGCCAGAGAACTTTCCGCGAAGACCTATATTATCGCTTGAACGTGGTGACTCTGACAACGCCTTCACTTGCAGAGATCCACTCTGATATTCCGCTCCTTGTCAATCACTTTAGCAGACTCGCCTCCCTCGAGCTGGGCATTGCTCCCAGACGCTTTACTTCCGGAGCACTTGCCCTGCTCAAGCAAAGAAGTTGGCCAGGCAATGTCAGAGAACTGCAAAATTTTGTCCCTCGCGTGGTCACCTTCTCAGCAGACAGTGTCATTCGAGCTCGAGAGCTGCAAGCCCTGGAAGACTCGAGGTACACGGCGAACATGTTTCACAAGACAGCCCAGGCCACACCTCAGGCCATCGAGCCTTACAAACAGGCAAAAGACCGGGTAGTCAAGCAATTCACTTTCGACTATGTCTCCAGCTTGCTCCAACAAACAGGAGGCAACGTCACCAAGGCCGCTGATCTGAGCGGCCTCGGCAGGGCATCCCTGCAAAAGATCATGCGAAGGCTGGGCATTAGATCAGAAAGCTACAAACAACAGGGCAGCTGTACACCACAGCGGTTCTGCTAA
- a CDS encoding DUF3365 domain-containing protein: MHCHGDPEDAPRSLIKIYGSDRGFGHVPDEIAGVTTVSIPMDIALANIRARAYSILWSSLLCLSMLYIMVSFFFNRLVVHSLKDLLDMFRDIPRSDKELQLLEEAKGKDEIEEITTAAQVMATHLHQSRQELEKYTETLEEMVAHRTRALESSQQRLQEKVATRNRELHTLNTIAELITRSVHLPEILPSVLKKTLDIVPAQGAAIYLLRNNPSRLELQCHENAHFVLPQLPFDSSLCPHQVEDKPTDLSSSLYEAACGHLSFFSFEEEQSGLNVPLCCRGEVLGVMCFVNLDFSEVTPEMQQLLFSVGQQIGITIESLQHTENLLQSKELLQSVFDGITDMLVLLDRDLRIKMVNRAHLERYKVTKEQVIGQQCQYPHFHGACPFLECRIEEVASSKKPLTEEV, encoded by the coding sequence ATGCACTGCCACGGCGACCCCGAGGATGCCCCACGGTCCCTCATCAAGATCTACGGCAGCGACAGAGGTTTCGGTCACGTCCCCGACGAGATCGCCGGAGTGACAACTGTCAGCATTCCCATGGATATAGCTTTGGCTAATATCAGAGCACGAGCCTATTCAATACTGTGGAGCAGCCTCCTCTGTCTGTCAATGCTGTACATTATGGTAAGCTTTTTCTTCAACCGTCTAGTTGTCCACAGCTTGAAAGATTTATTGGACATGTTTCGAGACATTCCTCGCAGCGACAAGGAATTGCAACTACTCGAAGAGGCAAAAGGCAAGGATGAAATCGAGGAAATTACTACTGCAGCTCAAGTTATGGCGACTCACCTGCATCAAAGTCGTCAGGAGCTGGAAAAATATACTGAAACACTCGAGGAAATGGTGGCTCATCGAACCAGAGCACTAGAGAGCTCCCAGCAACGGCTCCAGGAGAAGGTGGCCACTCGTAACCGGGAACTCCATACCTTGAACACTATTGCCGAGCTGATCACCCGTTCCGTCCATCTCCCCGAAATACTGCCCAGCGTCTTGAAAAAAACACTGGACATCGTACCAGCGCAAGGCGCAGCAATCTATCTGCTGCGCAACAATCCATCGCGCCTAGAACTACAGTGCCATGAAAATGCTCATTTCGTGCTTCCACAGCTGCCCTTCGATTCCAGTTTGTGTCCGCATCAAGTTGAAGACAAGCCCACAGACCTGTCCTCATCTCTGTACGAAGCCGCCTGTGGTCACCTGAGCTTTTTCTCTTTCGAAGAAGAGCAGAGCGGTCTGAACGTGCCTCTATGCTGCCGTGGCGAAGTTCTCGGGGTTATGTGCTTCGTCAACCTCGACTTCAGCGAGGTTACCCCGGAAATGCAGCAACTGCTCTTTTCAGTTGGCCAACAAATCGGCATTACTATTGAAAGCTTGCAACACACTGAAAACCTTCTGCAAAGCAAAGAATTACTGCAATCTGTTTTTGACGGCATAACTGACATGCTGGTCCTTCTCGACCGTGACTTGCGCATCAAAATGGTGAACAGGGCACACCTGGAGCGCTATAAGGTGACAAAAGAGCAGGTCATCGGCCAGCAATGTCAGTACCCCCATTTTCATGGAGCCTGCCCCTTCTTGGAGTGCCGCATCGAAGAAGTGGCCAGCTCAAAAAAGCCTTTGACCGAAGAGGTGTAA
- a CDS encoding complex I NDUFA9 subunit family protein, whose amino-acid sequence MQVFVTGSTGFVGNHVVKELLDKGHQVRALVRPRSEHKLKRPDDVEIVHGSVESKEELLQGAQGCDAVIHLVGIIRAFPKKGITFEKLHVEATENVIEACKEAGVSRLLHMSALGAREDGSTEYLRTKFAAEELVRQSGLRYTIFRPSLIFGRGGEAVKMFADMVKKFVVPIIGDGQYRFKPVSVVTVAQGFVKALELDAAEGQTLEVGGAEEVSFNEIMDTLAKVMGRSIIKVHVPVLPLRLATSMLEHAPGYPLTRDQISMLLEGGTCDEKPFYELFGLTPISLEQTLREALW is encoded by the coding sequence ATGCAAGTATTCGTTACCGGCAGTACGGGGTTTGTCGGCAACCATGTGGTGAAAGAGCTTCTTGACAAAGGTCACCAGGTGCGTGCTCTGGTGCGGCCTCGTTCAGAGCACAAGCTGAAAAGGCCAGACGATGTGGAGATTGTCCACGGCAGCGTGGAGAGTAAAGAAGAGCTGCTGCAGGGAGCCCAAGGCTGTGATGCTGTCATCCATCTGGTGGGAATCATTCGGGCCTTCCCGAAGAAGGGCATCACCTTTGAGAAGCTTCATGTAGAGGCCACTGAAAATGTGATCGAAGCCTGCAAAGAGGCGGGGGTTTCTCGACTGCTTCATATGAGTGCTCTGGGGGCCAGGGAAGATGGTTCCACAGAATATTTGCGGACAAAATTCGCTGCGGAAGAGCTGGTGAGGCAGAGCGGCCTGCGCTACACTATCTTTCGGCCTTCACTGATCTTTGGCAGAGGCGGCGAGGCCGTAAAGATGTTCGCCGACATGGTCAAGAAATTTGTGGTACCCATCATCGGCGACGGGCAATATCGCTTCAAACCAGTAAGTGTGGTCACAGTGGCCCAGGGTTTCGTCAAGGCTCTTGAACTGGATGCTGCCGAAGGTCAGACCCTGGAGGTGGGAGGGGCAGAAGAGGTGAGCTTCAACGAGATAATGGACACTCTGGCAAAGGTGATGGGAAGGAGTATCATCAAGGTTCACGTGCCCGTGCTGCCACTGCGGCTGGCGACCAGCATGCTCGAGCATGCGCCTGGCTACCCCCTTACCCGAGATCAGATCAGCATGCTTCTGGAAGGCGGCACCTGCGATGAAAAACCTTTTTATGAACTTTTCGGGTTGACCCCCATTTCTCTGGAACAGACTCTGCGGGAGGCTCTCTGGTAG